A window of the Nocardia sp. NBC_01329 genome harbors these coding sequences:
- a CDS encoding TetR/AcrR family transcriptional regulator, with the protein MTRTSYHHGALREALLAACLRLIETEGIAAVSLRRVAREAGVSSGAPYHHFADRAALLADLATQGFRLLTDQLTAARATAESPSSALVALEQGYIRFARDQPGYFRLMFRPELSQPEKHPDTRDAGEAAFGVLADAVAACVATGELAPERAAPTTVTLWALGHGLASLWLDGQLDKRGSLFDTTATALVDSVLDGITGFLGTEGPPPTRPPR; encoded by the coding sequence GTGACCCGGACCTCCTACCACCACGGCGCCCTTCGCGAGGCCCTGCTGGCCGCTTGTCTGCGGCTCATCGAAACGGAGGGCATCGCGGCGGTGAGCCTGCGGAGGGTCGCCCGGGAAGCCGGGGTGAGTTCCGGCGCCCCCTATCACCATTTCGCCGATCGCGCCGCACTCCTGGCAGACCTCGCCACCCAGGGATTCCGGCTGCTCACCGACCAGCTCACCGCCGCCCGCGCCACAGCCGAGTCCCCCAGCTCGGCACTCGTCGCGCTGGAACAGGGCTATATCCGCTTCGCCAGAGACCAACCGGGCTATTTCCGGCTCATGTTCCGCCCGGAGCTGTCGCAGCCGGAGAAGCATCCCGATACCCGCGACGCCGGCGAAGCCGCGTTCGGCGTGCTGGCCGACGCCGTCGCTGCCTGCGTAGCCACCGGTGAACTCGCGCCGGAGCGCGCCGCGCCGACCACCGTCACGCTCTGGGCACTCGGACACGGCCTCGCATCACTGTGGCTCGACGGTCAACTCGACAAGCGCGGCAGCCTCTTCGACACCACGGCAACGGCCCTGGTCGATTCGGTTCTCGACGGCATCACCGGTTTCCTCGGCACCGAAGGGCCACCGCCGACCCGGCCGCCGCGGTGA
- the nuoE gene encoding NADH-quinone oxidoreductase subunit NuoE produces MTEILLRLGSRPQPFPDDVRARLEPDAKEIIARYPQPRSALLPLLHLMQSEEGYVSSTGIEFCAELLGLTGAEVTAVATFYSMYRRTPTGNYHVGVCTNTLCAVLGGDAILAELREHLGIAHGETTDDGAVTLEHIECNAACDYAPVIMVNWEFFDNQTPESARALVDALRDGRTVTPTRGAPLCTFRETARVLAGFPDTRPGVLDGDPGAPTLTGLNTAREQGMRAPEVPDGIEDGAR; encoded by the coding sequence GTGACCGAGATTTTGTTGCGGCTCGGCAGTCGGCCGCAGCCCTTTCCCGATGATGTCCGCGCTCGGCTCGAACCGGACGCGAAGGAGATCATCGCGCGGTATCCGCAGCCCCGGTCGGCGCTGCTGCCGCTCTTGCACTTGATGCAATCGGAAGAGGGCTACGTCAGCAGTACCGGGATCGAGTTCTGCGCGGAACTGCTCGGACTCACCGGCGCCGAGGTGACCGCGGTCGCGACCTTCTACTCCATGTACCGGCGCACCCCCACCGGCAACTACCACGTGGGAGTGTGCACGAATACCCTGTGCGCGGTTCTCGGCGGCGATGCCATCCTCGCGGAACTGCGCGAACATCTGGGGATCGCGCACGGCGAGACCACCGACGACGGAGCCGTCACCCTCGAGCACATCGAATGCAACGCGGCCTGCGACTACGCACCGGTGATCATGGTGAACTGGGAATTCTTCGACAACCAGACCCCGGAATCGGCCCGCGCACTCGTGGACGCGCTCCGCGACGGGCGGACGGTCACCCCGACCCGCGGGGCACCCCTGTGCACCTTCCGGGAAACCGCGCGCGTGCTGGCCGGTTTTCCGGACACCCGGCCGGGCGTGCTCGACGGCGACCCGGGCGCCCCGACGCTGACGGGTCTGAACACCGCACGTGAGCAGGGTATGCGCGCCCCTGAAGTGCCGGACGGTATCGAGGACGGTGCGCGATGA
- a CDS encoding NADH-quinone oxidoreductase subunit D codes for MSETDYRPGVSGGPDNDNSRTEHSPTDPTGPEGTAQVLTVAGQDWDEVADALRGAGEERIVVNMGPQHPSTHGVLRLILEIEGETVIEARCGIGYLHTGIEKNLEFRAWAQGPTFVTRMDYLSPFFNETAFCLGVERLLGITDDIPERATVIRVLLMELNRISSHLVALATGGMELGALTPMLFGFRERELILDVFENITGLRMNHAYIRPGGIAQDLPGDAVAKVRDLLALMPKRLRDMEHLLTHNPIFKARTQNIGYLDLTGCIALGITGPVLRSTGLPHDLRKAMPYCGYDTYEFTVPTTDTCDCYGRYLIRIEEMKQSLAIAEQCLDRLRPGPVMVADKKIAWPADLELGPDGLGNSPRHIGKIMGTSMEGLIHHFKLVTEGIRVPPGQVYTAVESPRGELGVHMVSDGGTRPYRVHYRDPSFTNLQAVAAMCEGGMVADVIAAVASIDPVMGGVDR; via the coding sequence ATGAGCGAGACCGACTACCGGCCCGGAGTATCCGGCGGGCCGGACAACGACAACTCCCGAACCGAGCACTCGCCGACCGACCCGACCGGCCCGGAAGGCACCGCGCAAGTGCTGACGGTCGCCGGACAGGACTGGGACGAGGTCGCCGACGCCCTGCGCGGTGCGGGTGAGGAACGCATCGTCGTCAATATGGGCCCGCAGCACCCGTCCACCCACGGTGTACTGCGGCTCATCCTCGAGATCGAGGGCGAAACCGTGATCGAGGCCCGCTGCGGTATCGGCTACCTCCACACCGGTATCGAGAAGAACCTCGAATTCCGGGCCTGGGCCCAGGGCCCCACCTTCGTCACCCGGATGGACTATCTGTCCCCGTTCTTCAACGAGACCGCGTTCTGCCTCGGTGTCGAGCGACTGCTGGGTATCACCGACGATATCCCCGAGCGCGCCACCGTGATCCGCGTGCTGCTCATGGAACTCAACCGCATCTCCTCACATCTGGTGGCCCTGGCGACCGGCGGTATGGAGCTCGGCGCCCTCACTCCGATGCTGTTCGGCTTCCGGGAACGCGAACTGATCCTCGACGTTTTCGAGAACATCACCGGCCTGCGGATGAACCACGCGTACATCCGGCCCGGCGGTATCGCCCAGGATCTGCCCGGCGACGCGGTGGCCAAGGTGCGCGACCTGCTGGCGCTGATGCCGAAACGCCTGCGCGATATGGAGCACCTGCTCACCCACAACCCGATCTTCAAGGCCCGCACCCAGAACATCGGCTACCTCGATCTGACCGGCTGCATCGCACTCGGCATCACCGGACCGGTCCTGCGGTCCACCGGGCTGCCTCACGATCTGCGCAAGGCCATGCCCTACTGCGGTTACGACACCTACGAATTCACCGTTCCCACCACCGATACCTGCGATTGCTACGGCCGTTACCTCATCCGGATCGAGGAGATGAAGCAGTCCCTGGCGATCGCGGAACAGTGCCTGGACCGATTGCGCCCGGGACCGGTCATGGTGGCGGACAAGAAAATCGCCTGGCCCGCCGATCTGGAACTGGGCCCCGACGGCCTGGGTAACTCCCCGCGGCATATCGGCAAGATCATGGGCACTTCGATGGAGGGGCTCATCCACCACTTCAAGCTCGTCACCGAGGGCATCCGAGTCCCGCCGGGACAGGTGTACACGGCGGTGGAGTCCCCGCGCGGGGAGCTCGGCGTCCATATGGTCAGCGACGGTGGCACCCGGCCCTATCGCGTGCACTATCGCGATCCCTCCTTCACCAATCTGCAAGCCGTGGCAGCGATGTGCGAGGGCGGCATGGTCGCCGACGTGATCGCGGCCGTCGCCAGTATCGATCCGGTCATGGGCGGTGTGGACCGATGA
- a CDS encoding DUF742 domain-containing protein, producing the protein MTGQREPWFDDDAGPLVRPYAITKGRTVGAGHDLDMLTVVVEARGAPPLRRTEPEYIDIVHLCTRAQTVAEVAAALKLPLAVTKILVGDLIGDGHLIFRAPVQMESGPGDFNILRAVLDGIRKI; encoded by the coding sequence ATGACCGGGCAGCGGGAACCCTGGTTCGACGACGACGCGGGACCTCTGGTGCGGCCGTACGCCATCACCAAGGGTCGTACTGTGGGCGCGGGACACGACCTGGATATGCTCACTGTCGTGGTCGAAGCTCGTGGTGCCCCGCCGTTGCGCCGGACCGAACCCGAGTACATCGATATCGTGCACCTGTGCACGCGAGCACAAACCGTGGCGGAGGTGGCAGCCGCCTTGAAACTGCCGCTGGCGGTGACCAAGATTCTCGTCGGAGATCTGATCGGTGACGGCCATCTGATCTTCCGGGCTCCCGTGCAGATGGAGTCCGGTCCCGGCGACTTCAACATATTGCGAGCGGTACTGGATGGAATCCGAAAAATTTGA
- a CDS encoding NUDIX hydrolase encodes MTDELVGKLIDTVAWVLIEDGRILCARPRGKDVFYIPGGKREAGESDEQTLLREITEELTVALVAETVAPVGVYEAVDGALRVRMSCYRADYRGTLAASSEIAELDWFGYRDRPRVPPVDQLLFDELHAAGHLSH; translated from the coding sequence GTGACAGACGAGCTGGTCGGGAAACTCATCGATACGGTCGCCTGGGTCCTCATCGAGGACGGGCGGATCCTGTGTGCGCGTCCGCGTGGCAAGGATGTGTTCTACATTCCGGGCGGGAAACGCGAAGCCGGGGAATCCGACGAGCAGACGTTACTGCGCGAGATCACCGAAGAGTTGACGGTCGCCCTGGTTGCGGAAACTGTCGCGCCGGTGGGGGTCTACGAAGCGGTCGACGGCGCGTTGCGGGTGCGGATGAGCTGCTACCGCGCGGATTATCGTGGCACGCTCGCCGCGAGCAGCGAGATAGCCGAACTCGACTGGTTCGGCTACCGTGACCGGCCCCGGGTACCACCGGTGGATCAGCTGCTCTTCGACGAACTCCATGCGGCGGGGCACCTGTCACACTGA
- a CDS encoding GTP-binding protein: MDPGAPALAASVKVLIAGGFGVGKTTMVASISEIPPLRTEEMITELSTGIDDLSGVESKTTTTVALDFGRITIDKDLVLYLFGTPGQDRFWFLWDELARGALGAVVLADTRRLGNSFAAIDYFERRGLPFLIAVNCFDGAPRYTIDEVRDALDLDPSIPVMLCDARDRVSAKNVLLSLIEHLIERATRPNLTTK, from the coding sequence ATGGACCCCGGGGCACCGGCACTTGCTGCGTCGGTGAAGGTCCTCATCGCCGGTGGTTTCGGCGTGGGCAAGACCACTATGGTGGCCTCGATCAGCGAGATCCCACCGCTGCGTACCGAGGAGATGATCACCGAACTCAGTACCGGCATCGATGATCTGTCCGGTGTCGAGTCCAAGACCACCACCACGGTGGCGCTGGACTTCGGCCGGATCACCATCGACAAAGACCTGGTGCTGTACCTGTTCGGCACTCCCGGTCAGGACCGCTTCTGGTTCCTGTGGGACGAACTGGCCCGGGGAGCGCTGGGCGCGGTGGTCCTGGCCGATACCCGGCGGCTGGGTAATTCCTTCGCCGCCATCGACTATTTCGAACGGCGCGGCCTGCCCTTCCTGATCGCGGTGAACTGTTTCGACGGCGCGCCGCGATACACGATCGACGAGGTCCGCGACGCGCTCGATCTCGATCCGTCCATCCCGGTGATGCTGTGCGATGCGCGCGACCGAGTCTCGGCGAAGAATGTGCTGCTCAGCCTCATCGAGCATCTCATCGAACGGGCCACCCGCCCGAACCTCACGACCAAGTAG
- a CDS encoding DUF779 domain-containing protein translates to MPQHTGLLMAYRSDRVAVTDRARNALRELIEQHGPILLYLPHRDLTEPQPAWLPIRDFRAAEGDTLFGRLAWHTELWMSAAAYTRFEREHLTVDVPADAGPAPGSESTGGPDSEGSAIFLLRARRLSAAETAALDGRRRGGRGTTG, encoded by the coding sequence GTGCCGCAGCACACGGGGCTGTTGATGGCATATCGCAGCGACCGGGTCGCGGTGACCGATCGCGCCCGCAACGCGCTACGCGAGTTGATCGAACAGCACGGACCGATCCTGCTGTACCTTCCGCACCGCGACCTCACCGAACCACAGCCGGCCTGGCTGCCGATCCGCGATTTCCGTGCCGCCGAGGGCGATACGCTCTTCGGCCGCCTGGCGTGGCATACCGAGCTGTGGATGAGCGCGGCCGCGTATACCCGCTTCGAACGCGAACACCTCACCGTGGATGTCCCCGCCGACGCCGGTCCGGCGCCGGGCAGCGAATCCACCGGCGGGCCGGATTCGGAAGGATCCGCGATCTTCCTGCTCCGCGCCCGCCGGCTCAGTGCCGCGGAAACCGCCGCCCTCGACGGCCGCAGAAGAGGCGGCCGCGGCACCACCGGCTGA
- a CDS encoding NADH-quinone oxidoreductase subunit C codes for MSTDHPESTDSRAVEPEQPIGSTDEVIGERRGMFGISGSGDTSGYGRLVHKVALPGGSAPPYGAYFDTVVELLRGALAGGAGFDAAVEKIVVDRDELTLHIDRDHLVAVARALRDDPELRFELCLGVSGVHYPDESGRELHAVYHLISITHGRRLRLEVSAPDADPHIPSLYRVYPTCDWHERETYDFFGIRFDGHPSLTRITMPDDWRGHPQRKDYPLGGIPVEYKGARIPPPDERRAYS; via the coding sequence ATGAGCACCGACCACCCCGAGTCCACCGACAGCCGCGCTGTAGAACCCGAGCAGCCGATCGGTTCCACCGACGAGGTCATCGGAGAGCGCCGGGGCATGTTCGGGATCTCCGGCAGCGGCGACACCTCCGGCTACGGCCGCCTGGTGCACAAAGTAGCGTTGCCCGGCGGCAGCGCCCCTCCCTACGGCGCCTATTTCGATACGGTGGTCGAGCTGCTGCGCGGGGCGCTGGCCGGCGGCGCCGGGTTCGACGCCGCCGTCGAGAAGATCGTGGTGGACCGGGACGAACTCACCCTGCATATCGACCGCGACCATCTGGTGGCGGTGGCGCGGGCACTGCGCGACGATCCCGAGCTACGTTTCGAGCTGTGCCTCGGCGTCAGCGGTGTGCACTACCCGGACGAATCCGGCCGCGAACTGCACGCGGTGTACCACCTGATCTCGATCACACACGGCCGCCGCCTGCGCCTCGAGGTATCCGCGCCGGACGCCGACCCGCACATCCCATCGCTGTACCGCGTGTACCCCACCTGCGACTGGCACGAGCGGGAAACCTACGACTTCTTCGGTATCCGCTTCGACGGGCATCCCTCACTGACCCGCATCACCATGCCCGACGACTGGCGCGGCCATCCGCAACGCAAGGACTACCCGCTCGGCGGGATACCGGTCGAGTACAAGGGCGCGCGGATACCGCCGCCCGATGAGCGGAGGGCGTACAGCTGA
- a CDS encoding NADH-quinone oxidoreductase subunit A, which produces MNTELPILVLGAVAAAFAVISILIAGLIGPKRYNRAKLQAYECGIEPTPHATAGGAGSITGQRFPVKYYLTAMLFIIFDIEIVFLYPWAVHIDALGVFGLAAMALFIVNVSVAYAYEWRRGGLSWD; this is translated from the coding sequence GTGAACACCGAACTGCCGATACTGGTCCTCGGCGCGGTAGCCGCCGCGTTCGCGGTGATCTCGATCCTGATCGCCGGACTGATCGGCCCCAAACGCTACAACCGCGCCAAACTACAGGCCTACGAATGCGGTATCGAACCGACACCGCACGCCACCGCCGGTGGCGCGGGAAGTATTACCGGACAACGCTTTCCGGTGAAGTACTACCTCACCGCGATGCTGTTCATCATCTTCGATATCGAGATCGTGTTCCTCTACCCGTGGGCGGTCCATATCGATGCGCTCGGGGTGTTCGGCCTGGCCGCGATGGCGTTGTTCATCGTCAATGTCTCGGTCGCCTACGCCTACGAATGGCGGCGCGGCGGCCTCAGCTGGGACTGA
- a CDS encoding sensor histidine kinase, whose translation MFRARLGVRARILAIALIPSLTLLVAGVGATGYLIDQGQHNRQVTEALREVSGPTRDVYEVVQNERRLTLAQLAGDPSAAAALAAVRPDTEQALRELATGAQRIQELQPEEITDDVGSFTTLTQQLGNIRSAVDARAVPTGDAYTFYVRVLDAFSIGAQLSNTFEQNPEAVGQLSLVSRIMHALEAASRSHALAGAALRTGNPVALPEEYIQQTGFYHVETTLLATQLEPEIGERLRALVESPEWRLLDRTENTLIARSVPGADSAATTTGLTPGQLTAWQAAADHVNQEMLNLWDDQNRLMQEISLDAAARTTNQSLLIGLAVLVVSAAVFGVSLVLANRFIHRLVRLRDHTLALADERLPDMLERLRAGEDIDETEAAAKLDFGRDELGAVATAFEHAHAVAVNAAITEARTQEGVRAIFLNIAHRSQIVVHKQLEILDDAERREEDPAMLDILFKLDHLATRERRNAENLTILGGGKPGRQWRAPVPLVDLVRSAVGETQDYTRVRLARLPELRIAGNAVGDLIHLLAELVDNATSFSPPQSRVQVTGSVIGKGVAVEITDQGMGIPEDNRDRLNELLENPPNFEVASLQKDSRLGIFVVAQLGARHGVSVRLWESEYGGVRAVVIVPGTLLTDPAQETTPLTGLRPASTGPDGGPENRTEPLPETSAIATLLADRPGESDPVDEPAGAVTAAPDTRPEAAETTAETAVLPDGRPALPRRSRQAKVAPRPEVSDAPQTATARARSAEQARDLMAAIENGTRQGRRPLPAAESGAGNPVSDGASPDEQEG comes from the coding sequence ATGTTCAGAGCGAGGCTCGGTGTCCGCGCCCGGATCCTGGCCATCGCACTCATCCCGAGTCTGACCCTGTTGGTGGCCGGTGTGGGTGCGACGGGCTATCTGATCGACCAGGGACAGCACAACCGGCAGGTGACCGAGGCGTTACGCGAGGTTTCGGGCCCCACTCGCGATGTCTACGAGGTGGTCCAGAACGAGCGCCGCCTCACTTTGGCGCAGCTGGCCGGTGACCCCAGTGCGGCCGCCGCACTCGCTGCCGTCCGGCCCGACACCGAACAGGCACTGCGTGAACTGGCCACGGGAGCACAGCGGATCCAGGAGCTACAGCCCGAGGAGATCACCGACGACGTCGGTTCCTTCACTACCCTCACTCAGCAGCTCGGCAATATCCGCAGCGCTGTCGACGCCCGCGCGGTGCCGACCGGCGACGCCTATACCTTCTATGTCCGGGTCCTCGACGCCTTCAGTATCGGCGCCCAGCTCTCGAACACCTTCGAACAGAATCCGGAGGCGGTCGGCCAGCTGAGCCTCGTCTCCCGCATCATGCACGCACTGGAGGCGGCCTCACGCAGCCACGCCCTGGCCGGCGCGGCACTGCGCACCGGTAATCCCGTGGCACTGCCCGAGGAATACATCCAGCAAACGGGCTTCTACCACGTCGAGACCACGCTACTGGCCACCCAACTGGAACCGGAGATCGGCGAACGGTTGCGTGCCCTGGTCGAAAGCCCGGAGTGGCGGCTCCTGGACCGCACGGAGAACACCCTCATCGCACGCAGCGTCCCTGGCGCCGATTCCGCGGCCACCACCACCGGGCTCACCCCGGGCCAGCTGACGGCCTGGCAGGCGGCGGCCGACCACGTCAACCAGGAAATGCTGAACCTCTGGGACGACCAGAACCGGCTCATGCAAGAGATCTCGCTGGACGCGGCGGCCCGGACCACCAATCAGTCGCTGCTGATCGGCCTCGCGGTGCTGGTGGTCTCCGCAGCGGTCTTCGGGGTCTCGCTGGTGCTGGCCAACCGGTTCATCCACCGCCTGGTCCGATTGCGCGACCATACGCTGGCACTGGCCGACGAGCGGCTACCCGATATGCTCGAACGCCTGCGCGCGGGAGAGGACATCGACGAAACCGAGGCCGCCGCGAAGCTCGACTTCGGCCGCGATGAACTCGGCGCCGTGGCCACCGCCTTCGAGCACGCCCACGCCGTGGCTGTCAACGCCGCGATCACCGAGGCCCGCACTCAGGAGGGTGTCCGGGCGATCTTCCTGAACATCGCCCATCGCAGCCAGATCGTGGTCCACAAACAGCTCGAGATACTCGACGACGCCGAACGGCGCGAAGAGGACCCGGCAATGCTGGACATCCTGTTCAAACTCGACCATCTGGCCACCCGCGAACGCCGCAACGCCGAGAACCTCACCATCCTCGGCGGCGGGAAGCCCGGTCGGCAGTGGCGTGCTCCGGTACCCCTGGTCGACCTGGTACGCAGCGCGGTCGGAGAAACGCAGGACTACACACGGGTGCGACTGGCCCGACTCCCCGAGCTCCGGATCGCCGGCAACGCTGTCGGCGACCTCATCCACCTGCTCGCCGAACTCGTCGACAACGCCACCTCGTTCTCCCCGCCGCAGTCCCGGGTCCAGGTCACCGGTTCGGTCATCGGCAAGGGTGTGGCCGTCGAGATCACCGATCAGGGCATGGGGATCCCCGAGGACAACCGCGACCGGCTCAACGAACTCTTGGAGAACCCGCCGAATTTCGAGGTCGCGTCCCTGCAGAAGGACTCGCGGCTGGGTATCTTCGTCGTCGCACAACTGGGGGCCCGCCACGGCGTCTCGGTGCGGCTGTGGGAATCGGAATACGGCGGTGTCCGGGCAGTGGTCATCGTGCCCGGTACGCTGCTGACCGATCCAGCCCAGGAAACGACCCCGCTGACCGGTTTGCGACCCGCGTCGACCGGTCCGGACGGCGGGCCGGAGAACCGAACCGAGCCCCTTCCCGAAACCTCCGCGATCGCGACACTGCTCGCCGACCGGCCCGGGGAATCGGACCCCGTCGACGAGCCGGCCGGTGCGGTGACCGCGGCGCCGGATACCCGGCCGGAAGCCGCGGAGACGACCGCCGAAACGGCCGTGCTGCCCGACGGTCGTCCGGCTTTACCCCGCCGCAGCAGGCAGGCTAAAGTCGCACCGCGACCAGAAGTTTCGGACGCCCCCCAGACCGCAACGGCGCGGGCCCGTTCGGCCGAACAGGCCCGGGATCTGATGGCGGCGATCGAAAACGGCACCCGGCAGGGTCGCAGGCCGTTGCCCGCCGCAGAATCCGGTGCCGGGAACCCGGTGTCGGACGGCGCATCCCCGGATGAACAGGAAGGCTAA
- a CDS encoding SDR family oxidoreductase, whose product MNTRVLVTGATGFVAGHVIVELLDHGYAVRGTVRDLADTGKRAHLAEYATRVGGDLEFVAADLNADDGWSEAVSDCTQVLHVASPFPSAPPDNEGELIRTAVDGTLRVLRAAADAPAVRRVVLTSSIAAIAHGHLDDGIRTEADWTVVERSPAYQRSKTLAERAAWEFAESLPTVRGLELVVVNPGMVLGPLLAPETSTSHEPVRRLLAGAVPGSPRVGWSVVDVRDLAVAHRLALETAGAAGNRYICAGEHVWMQDMARVLAAEYGPRGFRIATRALPSPLVRLVAVFDRGLRLTVPALGKIERVSAARAHRELGWTMRPVGVTVRDTAESLLRERIVPLPGKVASAPDGRRVPRDRGMRSA is encoded by the coding sequence ATGAACACACGGGTACTCGTTACCGGCGCGACGGGATTCGTCGCCGGTCATGTCATCGTCGAACTTCTGGATCACGGGTACGCGGTCCGTGGCACCGTGCGCGACCTCGCCGATACCGGCAAACGCGCGCACCTTGCGGAGTACGCCACCCGGGTGGGCGGCGACCTCGAATTCGTCGCGGCCGATCTGAACGCCGACGACGGCTGGTCCGAAGCCGTTTCCGACTGTACGCAGGTGTTGCATGTGGCATCACCTTTCCCGTCGGCCCCGCCCGACAATGAGGGCGAGTTGATCCGCACCGCAGTGGACGGAACGCTGCGGGTGTTACGGGCGGCGGCTGACGCTCCCGCGGTGCGGCGGGTGGTCTTGACGTCCTCCATCGCCGCAATCGCCCACGGTCACCTGGACGATGGGATCCGGACCGAGGCCGATTGGACCGTCGTCGAACGTAGTCCCGCTTATCAGCGCAGTAAGACGCTGGCCGAGCGGGCCGCTTGGGAATTCGCCGAGTCGCTGCCCACGGTGCGGGGTCTCGAACTGGTGGTGGTGAATCCGGGAATGGTTCTCGGGCCGCTGCTGGCACCGGAGACGAGTACATCGCACGAGCCGGTGCGCCGACTGTTGGCCGGCGCCGTCCCGGGGTCGCCGCGGGTCGGATGGTCGGTGGTGGATGTCCGGGATCTCGCGGTCGCGCACCGTCTGGCGCTGGAGACAGCGGGCGCGGCCGGCAATCGATACATCTGCGCCGGTGAGCATGTGTGGATGCAGGATATGGCGCGAGTGCTGGCCGCGGAGTACGGACCGCGTGGGTTCCGGATCGCCACCCGTGCTCTGCCCAGCCCGCTGGTGCGCCTGGTGGCGGTGTTCGACCGCGGGCTGCGGCTCACGGTCCCGGCGCTGGGGAAGATCGAACGGGTGAGTGCCGCTCGGGCCCACCGGGAACTGGGGTGGACGATGCGGCCGGTGGGGGTGACGGTCCGGGATACGGCGGAGAGTTTGCTGCGAGAGCGGATCGTGCCCCTGCCGGGGAAGGTCGCTTCCGCTCCGGATGGGCGTCGCGTTCCCCGCGACCGGGGCATGAGGAGCGCGTAA
- a CDS encoding NuoB/complex I 20 kDa subunit family protein, whose translation MGLEEKLPSGFVLSTVEAMAGYMRKGSVWPATFGLACCAIEMMATGGGRFDSARFGMEVFRASPRQADLMIVAGRVSQKMAPVLRQVYDQMTEPKWVLAMGVCASSGGMFNNYAIVQGVDHVVPVDIYLPGCPPRPEMLLNAILALHEKIQATPMGVNRTEAIRAAEQAALAATPTIRMEGLLR comes from the coding sequence ATGGGTTTGGAAGAGAAACTGCCCAGTGGTTTCGTGCTCAGCACAGTCGAAGCCATGGCGGGATATATGCGCAAGGGGTCGGTATGGCCGGCCACCTTCGGCTTGGCCTGCTGCGCCATCGAGATGATGGCCACCGGCGGTGGCAGATTCGATTCGGCGCGTTTCGGGATGGAGGTCTTCCGTGCCTCGCCGCGGCAGGCCGATCTGATGATCGTCGCCGGACGGGTCAGCCAGAAGATGGCGCCGGTCCTCCGCCAGGTCTACGACCAGATGACCGAGCCGAAATGGGTACTGGCAATGGGGGTGTGCGCATCCTCCGGCGGGATGTTCAACAACTACGCCATCGTCCAGGGCGTGGATCATGTGGTACCCGTCGACATCTACCTACCGGGTTGCCCGCCGCGGCCGGAGATGCTGCTCAACGCGATCCTCGCGCTGCACGAGAAGATCCAGGCGACACCGATGGGCGTGAACCGGACCGAGGCGATCCGGGCCGCGGAGCAGGCGGCCCTGGCGGCCACCCCGACCATCCGAATGGAAGGTCTGCTGCGATGA
- a CDS encoding roadblock/LC7 domain-containing protein — translation MSTSTQGDLNWLLDDLVERLAGVRLAVVLSTDGMLLGHSSKMDRTEAEHFAAMSSTLHGLARSAGARFEGGAVRQAVIELDRAVLFVTSAGDNACIAVQAAADANLGMVAYEMNLTVQRVGSHLSTGSRGGAGAEPK, via the coding sequence GTGTCCACTTCCACACAAGGTGACCTGAACTGGCTGCTCGACGACCTCGTCGAGCGACTCGCGGGGGTCCGCCTCGCAGTCGTACTGTCCACCGACGGAATGCTGCTGGGCCACTCCTCGAAAATGGACCGCACCGAGGCGGAGCATTTCGCCGCGATGTCGTCCACCCTGCACGGTCTGGCGCGCAGCGCCGGCGCGCGGTTCGAAGGTGGTGCCGTGCGGCAGGCCGTGATCGAACTCGATCGCGCCGTCCTGTTCGTCACCTCGGCCGGTGACAACGCCTGCATCGCCGTACAGGCCGCTGCGGACGCCAATCTCGGCATGGTGGCCTACGAGATGAACCTCACCGTCCAGCGGGTCGGCAGCCATCTGTCGACCGGCTCCCGCGGTGGGGCCGGGGCCGAACCCAAGTAA